One part of the Marinobacter sp. MDS2 genome encodes these proteins:
- the smpB gene encoding SsrA-binding protein SmpB has translation MSKKKPGMPSSTIALNKKAKHEYHIEERFEAGIALLGWEVKSLRAGKGQITDAYVLLKDGEAFLLGAHFQPLTAASTHVIADPTRTRKLLLHAKELAKLIGETSQAGQTCVPLALYWKGNKVKCEIALVKGKKLFDKRATEKERDWNRQKQRIMRENAG, from the coding sequence ATGAGTAAGAAAAAGCCTGGTATGCCCAGCAGCACCATCGCCCTCAACAAAAAGGCGAAACATGAATACCATATAGAGGAACGCTTCGAAGCGGGCATCGCCCTGCTCGGCTGGGAAGTTAAATCGTTGCGGGCTGGCAAAGGCCAGATCACCGACGCCTATGTGTTGTTGAAAGACGGCGAAGCTTTTCTGCTCGGCGCCCACTTTCAACCGTTGACGGCCGCATCCACTCACGTGATTGCCGACCCAACCCGCACACGCAAACTGCTTCTGCACGCAAAGGAGCTGGCCAAGCTGATCGGGGAAACCAGTCAGGCAGGCCAAACATGCGTACCTCTCGCTCTGTACTGGAAAGGCAACAAGGTAAAATGTGAAATCGCTCTGGTGAAAGGCAAGAAGCTGTTCGACAAGCGCGCCACCGAGAAAGAGCGCGACTGGAACCGTCAGAAGCAACGGATCATGCGGGAAAACGCCGGCTGA
- a CDS encoding outer membrane protein assembly factor BamE encodes MQKLTAIVLITIISLAGCVFPGVYKINVQQGNIVTDEELASLSEGMQRSQVHALLGTPLMLNPVDPSQEYYIYTFQRRGGDIEEQRIVVYYDENSYRYHEAKLLDETPAY; translated from the coding sequence ATGCAAAAGCTCACCGCTATCGTTCTTATTACCATTATATCTCTGGCGGGATGTGTTTTCCCGGGCGTTTACAAAATCAACGTCCAGCAGGGCAACATTGTCACTGACGAGGAGCTGGCAAGCTTGTCGGAAGGCATGCAACGGAGCCAGGTTCATGCCTTGCTGGGAACGCCTTTGATGCTGAACCCGGTAGATCCCTCACAGGAATACTACATCTATACCTTCCAGCGCCGTGGCGGCGACATCGAAGAGCAGCGCATCGTTGTGTACTACGATGAAAACAGCTATCGCTATCACGAGGCCAAGTTGCTCGACGAAACGCCGGCTTACTAA
- a CDS encoding type II toxin-antitoxin system RatA family toxin yields MAHQIDKTALVMHSAERMFHLVNDIARYPEFLPWCAGAEVHQQTDQEIMASLEIAKGGVRHTLTTCNQLLMPESIEMKLVEGPLKNLTGRWHFRPLDSNACKVILSLEFEFSGSLARMTFGPVFNQAANTMVDAFCRRADEVYKAGELC; encoded by the coding sequence ATGGCTCATCAGATAGATAAAACAGCGCTGGTCATGCATTCAGCGGAGCGTATGTTCCACTTGGTGAATGACATAGCCCGATACCCTGAATTTTTGCCATGGTGTGCTGGCGCGGAGGTGCACCAGCAAACCGATCAAGAAATCATGGCGTCGCTGGAAATCGCGAAAGGTGGCGTGCGGCACACGCTGACCACCTGTAACCAGTTGTTAATGCCGGAATCCATTGAAATGAAGTTGGTGGAGGGGCCGCTTAAGAACCTGACTGGTCGCTGGCACTTTCGCCCGCTGGACTCCAACGCCTGTAAGGTAATTCTCAGTTTGGAGTTTGAGTTCTCGGGTTCGCTGGCCCGGATGACGTTCGGGCCGGTCTTCAATCAAGCGGCAAATACCATGGTGGATGCTTTCTGCCGTCGTGCCGATGAAGTGTATAAAGCAGGGGAGCTTTGCTGA
- a CDS encoding sodium-dependent transporter, with the protein MSSKYQTSIGSFTRKSTFFWASVGATVGLANLWQFPYLASVHGGGLFVLAYLVCLLVVTLPLMVTEAAIGRHSRHGMVLAMDGLVKTAGGSPVWRLAGPLSILASFLVLSFTAVFGGIVVAYIFFGATDSFGSANTAEATGILAELVSSSGRHREFMGWHAFFLLLVVWVSARGVVSGVERSLRMIVPGGLVLMFGLFGVAATQGQLASGIDSILVLRPAQFGLESLQAAFFHAFFTLGLGVGVWAIFGAYSTSHTRLKRSLLAVVLMDTLIAIVVGVMMFSVASGSGSLDGQHGFGLLFISLPVTLAPVPFSQVVITAVFLAVMLVVWATSIALLESVVAWFREWTGAPRSWSVIIVGTAVWLAGLGSLFSFNVWSEYRLAGATTYRWIELVAGGVLIPLVAILVATFAGWGLTKRYSAGMLGDAPVLFRKAWLWSMRLILPLVVAWIGIQYTAVSLANLCENGSAAIWCSTGQSSVAEEPSVPERASDPKPENGVDEGSNVTTSTKASVGEDANRERAAPSEDDILYHSV; encoded by the coding sequence ATGTCGAGTAAGTATCAGACATCTATCGGGTCATTTACCCGAAAATCAACCTTCTTCTGGGCCTCGGTGGGCGCAACCGTGGGGCTCGCCAATCTGTGGCAGTTCCCGTATCTCGCCAGCGTTCATGGCGGAGGGCTGTTTGTGCTGGCGTATCTGGTCTGTTTGCTTGTGGTCACGCTCCCGCTAATGGTGACCGAGGCTGCGATTGGCCGGCACTCTCGCCACGGTATGGTGCTGGCGATGGATGGGTTGGTTAAAACGGCAGGCGGCTCGCCGGTGTGGCGTTTGGCTGGGCCGCTCAGCATTCTGGCGTCGTTTCTGGTGCTTTCGTTTACCGCGGTGTTTGGCGGAATCGTTGTCGCTTATATCTTCTTTGGTGCGACGGACAGCTTCGGGAGTGCCAATACGGCAGAGGCCACGGGGATTCTGGCGGAACTGGTGTCGAGCTCCGGGCGTCACCGGGAGTTTATGGGCTGGCATGCCTTTTTTTTGCTGCTGGTGGTGTGGGTATCAGCTCGTGGCGTGGTGAGCGGAGTCGAGCGGTCACTGCGGATGATTGTGCCTGGCGGTTTAGTGCTGATGTTCGGGCTCTTCGGAGTGGCGGCAACACAGGGCCAGTTGGCATCGGGCATTGATAGTATTTTGGTTCTCCGGCCGGCGCAGTTTGGTCTTGAAAGCCTTCAGGCGGCATTCTTCCACGCTTTTTTCACTTTGGGCTTAGGTGTGGGTGTCTGGGCTATTTTCGGAGCCTATAGTACCTCCCATACCAGGCTGAAGCGTTCGTTGTTGGCGGTCGTGCTGATGGATACCTTAATCGCCATTGTGGTCGGTGTGATGATGTTCTCGGTGGCATCGGGCAGTGGCAGCCTGGACGGTCAACACGGGTTCGGGCTGTTGTTTATTTCCCTTCCGGTTACGCTGGCTCCGGTGCCGTTCAGTCAGGTCGTTATTACTGCTGTGTTTTTGGCAGTCATGTTGGTGGTATGGGCAACCTCGATTGCTTTGCTGGAGTCGGTGGTTGCCTGGTTTCGGGAGTGGACGGGGGCGCCAAGATCCTGGTCGGTCATCATTGTGGGCACCGCCGTTTGGCTCGCGGGTTTAGGCTCTTTGTTTTCGTTCAACGTATGGTCTGAATATCGGTTGGCGGGTGCTACGACCTATCGCTGGATTGAATTGGTTGCCGGTGGCGTGTTGATTCCTTTGGTCGCCATCCTGGTCGCAACCTTTGCCGGGTGGGGGCTAACCAAGCGATATTCGGCCGGTATGCTGGGCGATGCACCTGTGTTGTTCCGCAAGGCATGGCTTTGGTCAATGCGCCTGATCCTGCCGTTGGTTGTGGCCTGGATCGGAATCCAATACACGGCAGTATCATTAGCGAACCTGTGCGAAAATGGCAGCGCAGCAATCTGGTGCTCGACAGGCCAAAGCTCGGTTGCTGAAGAGCCTTCAGTGCCAGAGCGTGCGTCGGACCCGAAACCGGAGAACGGAGTTGATGAAGGTTCAAACGTAACCACCTCGACAAAAGCGAGCGTGGGCGAAGACGCAAATCGGGAACGTGCGGCTCCCAGTGAAGACGATATCCTTTATCATAGTGTTTAG
- the recN gene encoding DNA repair protein RecN, with translation MLTQLTVSNYAIAERVELQFNKGMTALTGETGAGKSIVLDALGLAMGGRADAGAVRHGAKRADITASFDISNIPEAGKWLESHDLDEKNECILRRTISKDGRSKAFINGQPSPLSQLKELGGLLMDIHSQHQHQSLLRKETHRKLLDEFAGAEQQAEQTKAVWKNWHQTQQKLFQRQQNADETEAKLQLLRYQVEELDRLALEDGEQENLEQEQAQLSQADAILHCSHQAAQLCTEEESSAANSLRQALQLLEQLPAEVPALADTLQMLQEAQIQISEAGDNLRRFVDDYEADPARLAEVEERLSAVYQMARKHRIGPEELPDLHQRLRDELEELDGGAGSLEQLEAELETYKAEFDAVAAQLSAKREQAAAELDQRIAHELAQLSMPSVQFVTHLNSDKEDVPAPHGREDIEFLVSANPGQPARPLAKVASGGELSRISLAIQVVVAQTSTTPTLVFDEVDVGIGGGTAEVVGRLLRSLGSNGQVLCVTHLPQVAAQSHQHLFVSKFTEKEATFSRIEALNDQGRIDEVARMLGGVDMTEQTIAHAKEMVVKGQATHH, from the coding sequence ATGCTTACACAACTTACCGTTTCCAACTACGCCATCGCCGAACGCGTTGAGCTGCAATTCAACAAGGGCATGACAGCACTAACCGGGGAAACCGGCGCTGGCAAATCCATTGTTCTGGATGCGCTGGGCCTGGCCATGGGCGGTCGCGCAGACGCAGGTGCTGTGCGTCACGGCGCCAAGCGCGCCGACATCACCGCCAGCTTCGACATTTCCAACATCCCCGAGGCGGGCAAGTGGCTGGAAAGCCACGATCTGGACGAAAAAAATGAATGCATCCTGCGCCGCACCATCAGCAAAGACGGTCGTTCCAAAGCCTTTATCAACGGCCAGCCGTCGCCACTGTCGCAACTGAAAGAACTGGGCGGGCTGCTGATGGATATCCACAGCCAGCACCAGCACCAATCCCTGCTTCGTAAAGAAACTCACCGGAAACTGCTGGATGAGTTTGCCGGCGCCGAACAACAGGCCGAGCAAACGAAAGCTGTCTGGAAAAACTGGCACCAAACCCAGCAGAAGCTATTCCAGCGCCAGCAAAACGCTGACGAAACCGAAGCCAAGCTTCAGCTGCTGCGATATCAGGTGGAAGAACTCGACCGCCTGGCACTGGAAGACGGCGAACAAGAAAACCTTGAGCAGGAGCAAGCACAACTCAGCCAGGCCGATGCCATCTTGCACTGCAGCCATCAGGCGGCTCAACTGTGCACAGAGGAAGAATCCAGTGCCGCAAACAGCCTCCGCCAAGCGCTGCAGCTGCTGGAACAGCTGCCAGCAGAGGTACCGGCTTTGGCGGACACCCTGCAGATGCTGCAGGAAGCGCAGATTCAGATTTCCGAAGCGGGCGACAATCTGCGGCGCTTTGTTGATGATTATGAAGCTGACCCGGCAAGGCTTGCGGAAGTTGAAGAGCGCTTGAGCGCGGTTTATCAGATGGCGCGCAAACACCGCATCGGGCCGGAAGAACTTCCTGACCTGCACCAACGTCTTCGTGACGAACTGGAAGAACTGGACGGCGGCGCCGGCAGCCTGGAGCAACTCGAAGCAGAACTTGAGACATACAAAGCCGAGTTTGACGCAGTTGCAGCACAACTGTCGGCCAAGCGAGAGCAAGCCGCTGCCGAATTAGACCAACGAATCGCCCACGAACTGGCACAACTGAGCATGCCGTCTGTGCAGTTCGTTACTCACTTGAACAGCGATAAAGAAGACGTACCGGCACCACACGGCCGGGAAGACATCGAGTTTTTGGTCAGCGCCAACCCCGGACAACCGGCCCGACCCTTGGCAAAAGTAGCCTCCGGCGGGGAATTGTCGCGCATCAGCCTGGCCATTCAGGTCGTGGTTGCCCAAACCTCGACCACGCCTACTTTGGTGTTCGACGAAGTGGACGTTGGTATTGGCGGTGGCACTGCTGAAGTGGTTGGCCGCTTGCTGAGATCGCTGGGAAGCAACGGTCAGGTTCTCTGCGTAACTCACCTGCCCCAAGTGGCGGCGCAAAGCCATCAGCACCTATTTGTGAGCAAATTTACCGAAAAAGAAGCGACCTTCTCGCGCATCGAAGCGCTTAACGACCAAGGCAGAATTGATGAGGTGGCCCGCATGCTGGGCGGCGTGGATATGACCGAACAAACAATCGCACATGCTAAAGAGATGGTTGTGAAAGGTCAGGCAACCCATCACTGA
- a CDS encoding RnfH family protein, which produces MRVEVAYARPDKQQILEVAVPEGTTALEAVKASGIVDVFPEINPDDIDMGIFGKVVKKPASHVLHEGDRVELYRPLIIDPKQARLNRAKKKA; this is translated from the coding sequence ATGCGGGTTGAAGTGGCTTACGCGCGGCCGGACAAGCAACAGATTCTGGAAGTCGCTGTGCCGGAGGGTACCACGGCACTTGAGGCGGTGAAGGCGTCAGGTATTGTAGACGTGTTCCCGGAAATCAATCCTGACGATATCGATATGGGTATTTTTGGCAAGGTGGTGAAAAAGCCGGCCAGCCATGTTCTGCACGAGGGCGATCGGGTGGAGCTTTACCGGCCTTTGATCATCGACCCCAAACAGGCCCGTTTAAACCGGGCCAAGAAAAAGGCGTGA
- a CDS encoding poly-gamma-glutamate biosynthesis protein PgsC/CapC, which translates to MDSFFPLTIFPPGGLSSSVITTVWVGVCVVAFLNLRFGTMLSGLVVPGYLIPLLIVRPVSGYVVLIEGIATYAIGRVLAEHLPKRLGYSEMFGRDRFFALVLISVVVRISFDGALLPYLNESLGSYGLNYDFQNNLHSFGLIVVALIANQFWNGGFRTGATSLLLYLTLTYLLVRFVLMEVTNFNINTLSYMYEDLASSILASPKAYIVLLTSAFIASRMNIKYGWEYNGILIPSLLALQWYQPAKLAATFVEALVIYFAAQALLKAPMLRNSNIEGARQLLFFFTISFVYKLILGFGILEWAPASKITDYYGFGYLLATLMAMKMYQKDVAPLLLRASLQTSLTAVLVASLIGFALTRLPGQEFLLDRGHDKVTVQQVRSQQPLTYFHKRLGRAYQSNETQWFSAPTPIQLEQMQAGLTAIKRYVDGRAPEDLREAASRLGALDLQIDVINERYLVIFDADTQRGWGWYVINLQPKSPLNLQVPAPLDEPGAAETGIWKLLQQQATTLAMAGVRRSLSPDGASDTLLNPSTLFQVFHRTFSRQSALQIRGFTGANARPLLGLRDKSLLLENQIDESQIWITRKFPQGLNLALLQQQVPDLTLNWAPAPLENRQRDASTGGFAELFISPSSRRHWVAYKDQQGGGRFESSQRIDGYLQQWLTDSKNALAEKGSGQYLQPELGDLIYFDQMIFTPLYRLIHGPLKGGWNKDYENEITRLSTLANAYGYRVSQYHHLQSQQHYLILSESPENLGKRRFWGTYVFRLGPAQPLMIQVPRPLYELNTFEFGATLFEESRAKVFMIAGAHPYTNADGTSDVLHSANPRSLFNLLHQVWFREARTSVLNAIQVRTFGDEQVLAQSKADVILSAFFPLDNDLWKSRIVSQLTDLGLTTDTARGTSGTRGYETDWNAQTRYLPLAANKQIYSLWLAPDTNRRFRSAGDDRQQRLKFESIGIPTLERPLSKAVAVPPQPKDLSSTRIANLRRVVRDYLDSGNITFLDTLQSQFGTWRFQRIIDPSTQQDFLLVRNTDEALILLANLHPTKQATVSLSQSDVRAGALADAITNFADSRNAFLIWEASK; encoded by the coding sequence ATGGATAGTTTTTTCCCTCTCACGATATTCCCGCCAGGAGGGCTTTCCAGCTCAGTCATAACCACGGTGTGGGTTGGGGTTTGCGTGGTCGCTTTCCTGAACCTTCGTTTTGGCACCATGCTCTCAGGGCTCGTCGTTCCCGGCTATCTGATCCCCCTTCTTATAGTGCGGCCCGTGAGTGGCTACGTGGTGCTGATTGAAGGGATTGCCACCTACGCAATTGGGCGAGTGCTGGCCGAACACCTTCCAAAGCGACTGGGCTACAGCGAAATGTTCGGTCGCGACCGCTTTTTTGCTCTGGTGCTTATCAGTGTGGTGGTTCGCATCAGTTTCGACGGCGCCTTGCTGCCCTATCTGAATGAAAGCTTGGGCAGCTATGGGCTAAATTACGACTTTCAGAACAATCTTCACAGTTTCGGCTTGATAGTTGTTGCTCTCATTGCAAATCAATTCTGGAATGGTGGATTTCGCACCGGTGCTACGTCTCTGCTGCTCTACCTGACCCTGACCTACCTGCTGGTTCGTTTTGTGTTGATGGAGGTGACCAACTTCAACATCAACACACTGAGCTATATGTATGAGGACCTTGCCAGCTCGATACTGGCAAGCCCGAAGGCCTACATCGTTTTGCTAACATCTGCCTTCATCGCGTCGCGTATGAATATTAAATATGGGTGGGAATACAACGGCATCCTAATCCCGTCCCTTCTGGCACTTCAATGGTATCAGCCAGCAAAACTAGCAGCGACGTTTGTCGAAGCGCTGGTCATCTACTTCGCAGCCCAGGCGCTCTTGAAAGCGCCCATGCTCCGCAACAGCAATATTGAGGGTGCGCGCCAGCTGTTGTTCTTCTTCACCATCAGTTTCGTTTATAAACTGATTCTGGGCTTTGGCATCCTGGAATGGGCACCTGCGTCTAAAATCACCGATTATTATGGCTTTGGGTATCTGCTTGCCACGCTAATGGCCATGAAGATGTATCAGAAGGATGTCGCGCCGCTGCTACTCCGTGCTTCTCTTCAAACCTCATTAACCGCGGTGTTGGTCGCAAGCCTGATTGGCTTCGCCTTGACCCGGCTTCCCGGGCAAGAGTTTCTACTGGATCGGGGCCATGACAAGGTAACGGTTCAGCAAGTTCGGAGTCAGCAGCCGCTGACCTATTTTCACAAACGGCTGGGCCGCGCTTATCAGTCAAATGAGACGCAATGGTTCTCAGCACCAACACCCATTCAGCTGGAGCAGATGCAGGCGGGACTTACCGCAATCAAACGCTATGTTGACGGGCGTGCGCCTGAAGACCTGCGCGAGGCGGCAAGCCGTTTGGGGGCGCTGGATCTTCAGATCGACGTGATCAATGAACGCTACCTCGTTATATTCGATGCAGATACACAACGAGGATGGGGCTGGTACGTCATCAATCTACAGCCCAAGAGCCCGCTTAACCTGCAGGTTCCGGCACCACTTGATGAACCTGGAGCCGCCGAAACCGGGATCTGGAAACTTCTTCAGCAACAGGCAACCACTTTGGCCATGGCCGGTGTCCGGCGCTCCCTGAGTCCCGATGGAGCCAGTGACACTTTATTAAACCCTTCAACCCTTTTTCAGGTTTTCCATCGAACCTTTTCCCGGCAATCCGCCCTTCAAATTCGGGGATTTACCGGCGCGAACGCTCGACCATTACTAGGGCTTAGAGACAAGTCACTGCTACTGGAAAACCAGATTGATGAGTCCCAAATCTGGATAACCCGGAAATTTCCGCAAGGCCTTAATCTCGCCTTGCTTCAGCAGCAGGTACCGGATCTGACTCTGAACTGGGCCCCCGCCCCTCTTGAGAACCGGCAGAGGGATGCATCAACCGGAGGGTTTGCAGAGCTGTTCATCAGCCCTTCGTCCCGTCGCCATTGGGTTGCCTACAAAGATCAGCAGGGGGGGGGCCGTTTTGAATCCAGCCAACGGATCGATGGTTACCTTCAGCAATGGCTGACCGACAGTAAAAATGCTCTTGCCGAAAAGGGGTCTGGCCAGTATCTGCAGCCCGAGCTTGGCGATCTTATTTATTTTGACCAGATGATTTTCACACCGCTATACAGGTTGATCCATGGACCGCTGAAAGGTGGCTGGAACAAGGACTATGAGAATGAGATAACTCGCCTCTCGACATTGGCGAATGCCTATGGCTACCGCGTTAGCCAGTATCACCACCTGCAAAGCCAGCAGCACTACCTGATTCTGTCAGAATCCCCCGAAAACCTTGGCAAGCGGCGCTTCTGGGGCACCTATGTGTTTCGCTTGGGGCCGGCCCAGCCGCTCATGATACAGGTTCCTCGACCGCTCTATGAGTTAAACACGTTTGAGTTCGGCGCCACTCTTTTTGAAGAAAGCCGGGCCAAAGTGTTTATGATCGCTGGGGCTCATCCTTACACAAACGCTGATGGAACCAGCGATGTGTTGCACTCTGCCAATCCGCGCAGTCTTTTCAACCTGCTGCATCAGGTCTGGTTCAGAGAGGCCAGGACTTCGGTATTGAATGCTATCCAGGTAAGAACGTTTGGCGATGAGCAGGTTCTGGCTCAGAGCAAGGCCGATGTCATCCTGTCTGCCTTCTTCCCGCTGGATAATGATCTCTGGAAGAGCCGGATCGTATCTCAGCTAACAGATCTGGGCCTGACCACGGATACGGCTAGGGGTACTTCCGGTACTCGCGGCTATGAGACTGACTGGAACGCGCAGACAAGATACCTTCCTCTGGCCGCCAACAAGCAGATATACAGCCTTTGGCTTGCACCTGATACCAACCGGCGGTTCCGCTCTGCAGGCGATGATCGCCAGCAGAGGCTCAAGTTTGAATCCATCGGCATCCCTACACTCGAAAGGCCATTGTCAAAAGCGGTTGCCGTACCACCTCAACCCAAGGACTTGTCCAGCACGCGAATCGCCAACCTTCGACGCGTGGTCAGGGATTATCTGGACAGCGGCAATATTACGTTTCTTGATACACTTCAATCACAGTTTGGAACCTGGCGTTTCCAGCGGATTATTGACCCGTCGACACAACAAGACTTTTTGTTGGTCCGCAACACGGACGAGGCCCTGATCCTGCTCGCCAATCTACATCCCACGAAGCAGGCTACGGTCAGCCTTTCTCAATCCGACGTTCGAGCCGGTGCACTCGCTGACGCAATCACCAACTTTGCAGACAGCCGAAACGCCTTCCTGATTTGGGAGGCGTCAAAATGA
- a CDS encoding response regulator, translating into MPVKNKLLLVEDDELLRELLHELLTDDGFDVIDAYDGLEAQRLIESEVYSVILCDLMMPNMDGITFLQWLRARGIPTPVLILSGAEYPAVMEELQALGVKDCFRKPLTGEGLTALSDRLQQLVNG; encoded by the coding sequence ATGCCAGTGAAAAACAAACTCCTGCTTGTAGAAGATGATGAATTACTGCGAGAACTCCTGCATGAACTTCTGACAGACGATGGATTTGACGTCATCGATGCTTACGATGGCCTTGAGGCTCAGCGCCTGATTGAGTCCGAGGTTTACAGTGTGATTCTCTGCGACCTGATGATGCCGAACATGGACGGGATTACCTTTCTGCAGTGGTTGCGAGCAAGGGGTATCCCCACTCCAGTGCTTATACTTTCAGGAGCAGAATATCCTGCGGTGATGGAAGAGCTGCAGGCGCTGGGGGTGAAAGACTGTTTTCGCAAGCCGCTGACAGGCGAAGGATTAACCGCACTTTCTGATCGTCTGCAGCAGTTGGTCAATGGATAG
- the fur gene encoding ferric iron uptake transcriptional regulator: protein MSSENTELRKVGLKVTLPRVKIFNILENAKEHHLSAEDVYKKLLDQGDDVGLATVYRVLTQFETAGLILRHNFEGGHAVFEMAGEDHHDHMVCTETGEVVEFVDEVIEERQKKIAAEHGYEIVEHSLILYVKPIKSGDK, encoded by the coding sequence ATGTCATCTGAAAACACCGAATTACGAAAAGTCGGTCTTAAGGTAACTCTTCCGAGAGTTAAGATCTTCAATATCCTTGAGAATGCTAAAGAGCATCATTTGAGTGCCGAGGACGTCTATAAAAAACTGTTAGACCAAGGCGACGACGTGGGATTGGCAACCGTGTACCGGGTGCTGACCCAATTCGAAACAGCGGGGCTGATTCTTCGCCACAATTTTGAAGGCGGCCATGCCGTGTTCGAAATGGCGGGTGAAGACCACCATGATCACATGGTGTGTACCGAGACCGGCGAAGTTGTCGAGTTTGTCGATGAAGTGATTGAAGAGCGTCAGAAGAAAATCGCGGCCGAGCACGGATACGAGATCGTGGAGCATAGCCTGATCTTGTACGTTAAGCCGATAAAATCTGGCGACAAGTAA